A portion of the Gasterosteus aculeatus chromosome 12, fGasAcu3.hap1.1, whole genome shotgun sequence genome contains these proteins:
- the traf6 gene encoding TNF receptor-associated factor 6: MASAESGKGSLQEDSYEGPVGGELSGCALAMMEKERESLLSPSESPGTFISGSSASLQAPAPLQGYDVEFDPPLESKYECPICLMALRNAIQTPCGHRFCKNCIEKSIRDTGQRCPVDNERLLEDQLFPDNFAKREILSLTVRCPNSDCADKMELRHLENHLGRCQFATVPCSQCQQAVRKSRLEEHQTAECQKRPVSCPDCVASFFYEERKLHQQRCPFAIVKCLFCDLELIRDQIESHCDTDCPKAPIACNFSAFGCKESMQRHNLAQHMQEFTQMHMRYMAEFLRGLSLNGTTPKSLWAPAPSAYPEDQGATAALAAVCSGPRGAPSSMSSNSCAPSQPAEGMQRLREMDGRLVKQDHQLRELIILKETQAGQLAELRRRVSLLEDTVKELESQQCHGIFIWRLRGFSAHLRNQEAGQPVVEHSPGFYTGRPGYKLCLRLHLQTPNAPRCSNFISLFVHTMQGAFDGQLSWPFQGTIRLAILDQGPEAQHHVEVMETKPDLQAFQKPLIQRNPKGFGYVTFLHLHQLTQRAFVKDDTLLIRCEVTPRFDNVLHRDGPTVQPRGPEASVSRD; encoded by the exons ATGGCGTCCGCAGAAAGCGGTAAGGGGAGTTTGCAGGAGGACAGCTATGAAGGGCCCGTCGGAGGAGAGCTGTCCGGCTGCGCCTTGGCGATGATGGAAAAGGAACGGGAATCCCTCCTGAGCCCGTCGGAGAGCCCCGGCACCTTCATCAGCGGCTCCTCCGCCAGCCTCCAGGCCCCTGCGCCCCTCCAGGGCTACGACGTGGAGTTCGACCCCCCCCTCGAGAGCAAATACGAGTGCCCGATCTGCCTCATGGCCTTGAGGAACGCCATTCAAACGCCCTGTGGTCACCGTTTCTGCAAGAACTGCATCGAGAAGTCCATCCG CGACACGGGACAGAGGTGCCCCGTGGACAACGAGAGGCTGTTGGAAGACCAGCTGTTCCCGGACAACTTTGCCAAACGTGAGATCCTATCGCTAACCGTTCGCTGTCCCAACTCTGACTGTGCCGACAAAATGGAGCTCCGGCATTTAGAG AATCACTTGGGGCGGTGTCAGTTTGCCACTGTGCCTTGCTCACAGTGCCAGCAGGCGGTGAGAAAGAGCCGCCTCGAGGAGCACCAAACCGCCGAGTGCCAAAAGAGACCCGTGTCCTGTCCCGATTGTGTGGCGAGCTTTTTCTACGAAGAGAGAAAG CTTCATCAGCAGCGGTGTCCGTTCGCCATTGTCAAGTGCCTGTTCTGCGACTTGGAGCTCATCAGAGACCAG ATTGAATCTCACTGTGACACAGATTGTCCGAAAGCACCAATCGCCTGCAACTTCAGCGCCTTCGGGTGCAAGGAGAGC ATGCAGCGCCACAACCTGGCTCAGCACATGCAGGAGTTCACGCAGATGCACATGCGCTACATGGCCGAGTTCCTGCGCGGCCTCAGCCTCAACGGCACCACGCCCAAGTCCCTGTGGGCGCCGGCGCCCTCCGCTTACCCCGAGGATCAAGGGGCCACAGCAGCATTGGCGGCGGTCTGCAGTGGACCAAGAGGGGCCCCGAGCAGCATGAGCAGCAACAGCTGTGCGCCGAGTCAACCCGCTGAGGGGATGCAGAGGCTCAGGGAAATGGACGGACGGCTTGTAAAGCAGGACCACCAGCTGCGGGAGCTCATCATCCTAAAGGAAACGCAG GCCGGCCAGCTCGCTGAGCTCAGGCGCCGCGTGTCGCTGCTGGAGGACACCGTGAAGGAGCTGGAGTCACAGCAGTGCCACGGCATCTTCATCTGGCGCCTCAGAGGTTTCTCCGCCCACCTGCGGAACCAGGAGGCGGGCCAGCCGGTGGTGGAGCACAGCCCCGGCTTCTACACGGGCCGCCCTGGCTACAAGCTGTGCTTGCGCCTCCACCTGCAGACCCCCAACGCGCCGCGCTGCTCCAACTTCATCTCCCTCTTTGTCCACACCATGCAAGGGGCATTCGACGGGCAGCTGAGCTGGCCCTTCCAGGGCACCATCCGCCTGGCCATCCTGGACCAGGGCCCCGAGGCTCAGCACCACGTCGAGGTGATGGAGACCAAGCCGGACCTGCAGGCCTTCCAGAAGCCGCTCATCCAGCGCAACCCCAAAGGCTTCGGCTACGTCACCTTTCTGCACCTGCATCAGCTGACTCAGAGAGCCTTTGTTAAAGATGACACTCTGCTCATTCGCTGCGAAGTGACGCCGCGCTTTGACAATGTGCTTCACCGCGACGGGCCGACCGTGCAGCCCAGGGGACCCGAGGCCTCAGTTTCGAGGGACTAA